The segment TGAAGTTCCAACGTGAGTTATCAGCTTATGAAATTTTACAAGGAAGTGTTCCAATTCCTTATTTGATAAATTATTGGTCGGGTGATGAGGAGTGTCCTGGTGCTTTTTTAATATCTGCATTAAAAGGAAAACCTTTAACAGCGAAGACAACACCAACGGTAGCTTACCAAGTTGGGACGCTTCATGCTAAAATGCACTCAGTTACTCCTCCTACGAACGGTGATTTCATAGGTATAAACAACGAATTTGACAACTGGTCTAACTTTATTGAACGTCAGTTTCAAAGTTTCGCTGCAGATGTAAGAGATATTTTGGATGAACGATTATACGAAAAAGCTATTGAAAAATATAAAAAGATGAAACAACAATTGCCATCTCCAGATGGTCCAAGTTTTGTACATATGGATTTTCGCCCAGCAAATATCATTGTTCATGATGGTAGCGTTTCAGGAGTAATAGATTTTGAAAGTGCAAGGTTTGGCTCAACAGAAATAGATTTTACTAAGCTGTATCGCGATATTTTAAGTTTGGATAGTAGTTTGTATCAAGCATACAAAGATGGCTATAACAGTATTCGACCACTAATTAACTTAGAGGAAGTATTACCTTTTTATCGATTTACGGATGCTTTTAATAGTATCGGTTGGTGTAAACGTAGAGGAGTGGAAAAAAACGCTCTGTTTTTAGAGGAAAACATAGCTAGATTAAAAAAGTGGGTACTATAAAAAGCAAGCAAATTATTGATCTATTAAGCTCGAAACCAAGAATTACAGAATTTTGTTTGATACTATGGAAAAAAAGAAGATAGAAGTTTGAATGTAGATATTTATATTGATTTACAAGTAGAAGGTGAACCATTTGTTAGCAACGAAACAAGATATTATGAA is part of the Virgibacillus dokdonensis genome and harbors:
- a CDS encoding aminoglycoside phosphotransferase family protein gives rise to the protein MLYRVIQKFGLDVLQWNEVDDSHSSTVYQCTLLHGENVYLKIPFTKLKFQRELSAYEILQGSVPIPYLINYWSGDEECPGAFLISALKGKPLTAKTTPTVAYQVGTLHAKMHSVTPPTNGDFIGINNEFDNWSNFIERQFQSFAADVRDILDERLYEKAIEKYKKMKQQLPSPDGPSFVHMDFRPANIIVHDGSVSGVIDFESARFGSTEIDFTKLYRDILSLDSSLYQAYKDGYNSIRPLINLEEVLPFYRFTDAFNSIGWCKRRGVEKNALFLEENIARLKKWVL